Proteins from a genomic interval of Zingiber officinale cultivar Zhangliang chromosome 2A, Zo_v1.1, whole genome shotgun sequence:
- the LOC122043257 gene encoding probable ubiquitin-conjugating enzyme E2 24, whose translation MDIDFVDSDSDAYTETSDSEDQDCSELVFGEHAQSILSSLDESIGKIDDFLAFERGFTIGEIVCSVTDPSGQLGRVVDVDLVVDLETNSGALIRDINSKKLLRPRSFAYGDFVVCGPWLGRVERVYDAVSILLNDGTKYEMVITDSKVLTPVSPVIEDSAFPFYPGQRVNANLQPMSQSKSWLCGSLKANHNEGIVSNVEVGEVHVSWIASVLRQDIGSATPSRIQNPKALTLLSCFPHANWQLGDWCKLPEDHCVNLLMATEKPESLPSPICLSKMQKELDIESPQMYVIAKTKSKVDILWQNGKKSVGVDPQSLSPVSHLGDHDFWPEQFVLEKVTLEDVHVQRPQRFGIVKNVDTSEQTVEVKWILSEFSKNVDVSGEVMSAYELIEHPDLSFSIGDVVLQQNPSFHQVEENMLDAQMSDQKERNNLVGAVDRLSYEKEILEKPIVEFHNIDVEGYLSCIGNVIGFMDERIEVKWANGVISKVIYSEIFGLDRLLHRTSTSSTDMESFTLHADKEMNDQEKQPWSIKQQEIMKDTNGSCMEDIWKAASLLSPRTAFGFLTHVATRLFKSLVSTLPSSKDASEYNNLTEEFQTEPDDICLGDLKCQVQEIEQTEGLIFVPTNDEPRKFKQFDIVNDHSDHHFVAGTGNQLMLSQIKKGWFKRVQQEWCALKVDLPDSIYVRVYEERMDLLRASIIGAPGTPYHDSLFFFDIFLPSDYPFEPPVVHYISGGLRLNPNLYESGKVCLSLLKTWIGSGSEVWHPENSTVLQVLLSLQALVLNDKPYFNEAGFDEQIGRVEGEKNSVTYNENAFLQSCKSMLYILRKPPKHFEALVQEHFTRRSSHILNACKAYLEGSQVGHAYECGEDTSTCCKSSSTGFKIMLAKLCPMLVSAFTERGIICAEFV comes from the exons ATGGATATTGATTTTGTTGACTCAGACAGTGATGCCTACACTGAAACAAGTGACAGTGAGGACCAGGACTGCAGTGAATTGGTATTTGGTGAACATGCTCAAAGCATCTTGTCTAGCCTAGACGAGAGCATTGGAAAAATAGATGACTTTCTTGCATTTGAGAGAGGCTTTACAATTGGTGAAATTGTTTGCTCAGTAACTGATCCCTCAGGACAGTTAGGACGGGTTGTAGATGTTGATCTAGTTGTGGATTTGGAAACAAATTCTGGTGCTCTCATAAGAGATATAAACAGCAAGAAACTCCTTAGGCCGAGGTCTTTTGCATATGGAGACTTTGTAGTTTGTGGGCCATGGCTTGGACGGGTTGAAAGAGTTTATGATGCTGTTAGTATTCTGTTGAATGATGGGACTAAGTATGAGATGGTGATAACAGACTCAAAAGTTTTAACTCCTGTTTCTCCAGTCATTGAAGATTCAGCATTTCCATTCTATCCAGGTCAGCGAGTGAACGCCAATCTTCAGCCAATGTCCCAGTCTAAATCGTGGTTGTGTGGTTCACTCAAAGCAAATCACAATGAAGGTATTGTCAGCAACGTAGAGGTAGGGGAAGTGCATGTTAGTTGGATTGCTTCAGTTCTGCGTCAGGACATAGGTTCAGCAACTCCTAGCCGTATTCAAAATCCAAAGGCTCTTACTTTGTTATCATGTTTTCCTCATGCTAATTGGCAACTTGGTGATTGGTGTAAACTTCCAGAAGATCATTGTGTTAATCTGCTCATGGCTACAGAAAAGCCAGAATCTCTACCTTCTCCAATTTGCTTATCAAAGATGCAGAAAGAATTGGATATAGAAAGTCCACAAATGTATGTGATTGCCAAGACCAAGAGCAAGGTCGATATTCTGTGGCAAAATGGCAAAAAATCAGTTGGAGTAGATCCTCAGTCCCTGTCTCCAGTGAGCCACCTTGGTGATCATGATTTTTGGCCGGAACAGTTTGTGCTGGAAAAGGTAACATTGGAAGATGTTCATGTCCAAAGACCCCAACGGTTCGGAATTGTGAAAAATGTGGACACGAGTGAGCAGACTGTGGAAGTAAAATGGATACTCTCAGAATTTAGCAAAAATGTTGATGTTAGTGGTGAGGTTATGAGTGCTTATGAACTTATTGAGCACCCTGATTTATCCTTTTCCATCGGTGATGTTGTTCTCCAGCAAAATCCTAGTTTTCACCAAGTGGAAGAAAATATGCTTGATGCACAAATGAGTGATCAGAAAGAAAGAAACAATTTGGTTGGTGCTGTGGACAGATTATCCTATGAGAAAGAGATTCTTGAGAAGCCAATTGTTGAATTTCATAATATAGACGTTGAAGGTTATTTATCATGCATAGGAAATGTTATTGGTTTCATGGATGAACGCATTGAAGTTAAATGGGCCAACGGTGTGATTTCCAAG GTTATATATTCTGAAATATTTGGACTTGATAGACTTCTTCACCGTACTTCGACATCGTCAACTGACATGGAGTCTTTCACTTTACATGCTGACAAAGAAATGAATGATCAAGAGAAACAACCATGGAGTATAAAACAACAG GAAATTATGAAGGATACTAATGGAAGTTGCATGGAAGATATTTGGAAAGCTGCATCGCTTTTATCTCCGAGGACGGCTTTTGGCTTCCTCACACAtgttgctactagattattcaaatCCCTCGTCTCGACTCTGCCTAGTTCA AAGGATGCTTCCGAGTATAACAATTTGACAGAAGAATTTCAGACTGAACCAGATGATATATGCCTCGGTGATTTGAAATGTCAAGTACAGGAGATCGAACAAACTGAAGGACTGATTTTCGTGCCCACAAATGATGAGCCTAGaaaatttaaacaatttgatATTGTGAATGATCACTCAGATCATCATTTTGTGGCAGGCACTGGCAATCAATTGATGCTGTCTCAG ATCAAGAAAGGTTGGTTTAAGAGAGTGCAACAAGAATGGTGTGCCTTAAAAGTTGATTTGCCAG ATTCGATCTATGTTAGAGTTTACGAGGAGCGAATGGATCTTCTGAGGGCATCTATTATTGGCGCACCTGGAACCCCCTACCATGATTCTCTATTCTTCTTTGATATTTTTCTTCCTTCTGACTATCCTTTTGAACCTCCA GTTGTACACTACATCTCTGGGGGGCTTCGACTAAACCCGAACTTGTATGAATCAGGAAAGGTTTGTCTTAGTCTCCTCAAGACATGGATAGGAAGTGGTAGTGAAGTCTGGCATCCTGAGAACTCCACTGTTCTTCAAGTGCTGCTATCACTCCAGGCACTCGTTCTCAACGATAAGCCTTACTTCAATGAGGCAGGATTCGACGAACAGATTGGAAGAGTTGAGGGTGAGAAGAACTCTGTTACGTACAACGAGAATGCTTTCCTACAGTCATGCAAGTCTATGCTATACATCTTACGCAAGCCGCCTAAG CATTTTGAAGCACTCGTGCAGGAACACTTCACTCGCAGATCGTCTCATATTCTCAATGCCTGCAAGGCATATTTGGAGGGTTCTCAAGTCGGGCATGCGTACGAATGTGGAGAAGATACCAGCACCTGCTGCAAAAGCTCTTCCACCGGGTTTAAGATCATGCTCGCTAAGCTTTGTCCAATGCTCGTGTCAGCATTTACCGAAAGAGGGATCATTTGCGCCGAGTTTGTGTAG
- the LOC122043258 gene encoding YTH domain-containing protein ECT4-like isoform X1 — protein sequence MDAKARPEKSIDEAIKTLKIDPTSKASSMTMSGPKASSLSDATSYISTGDATSSIKESEVYQDVSVDDQGMYYYGYYYPGSHGAMGDWDNSCCNHGTDNVQAEYPTIQADNGSMVYYFPGFQTGYSNYGSFSPGPYGVDGQFWGQGSYYPSPVSPQTAVSPGIFPHPIAYGPELIPAYQWDPYFFFQDEIQGSTFTLDPTNPHYKRNHSSHGYNFPPAKTSTTSKVASLASDLSYSVSTQNQTQKSVKKAPAAALSKGFVPVNKFSSYANQTKGALLYPNSAIPVKEKNYSLVDEEKLKARNKLNSLADLDLLNEQNRGPRTNSGKTTSHSGNNLQEILNIEKNDNNSGSIALTNSNEYNSPDFITEYEKALFFVIKSYSEDDVHKSIKYNVWASTPNGNKRLDNAFQAAQEKNVEKGGKCPVFLFFSVNASGQFCGVAEMTGRVDFSKNMDFWQQDKWNGFFPVKWHIIKDVPNPQLRHIILENNENKPVTNSRDTQEIKFPQGTEMLNIFKSYCAKTSILDDFGFYENRQKAMQEKRNKPGSPSLDNSLAQTVESTQFQRLVDSNAKLHKLVPIEAKEALPCSMVTSPK from the exons ATGGATGCCAAGGCGAGGCCGGAGAAGT CCATTGATGAAGCGATTAAGACATTGAAGATCGACCCTACGTCAAAAGCCAGCAGTATGACCATG TCCGGACCAAAAGCTTCAAGCTTGTCTGATGCAACATCCTACATCTCAACGGGAGATGCAACAAGCAGTATCAAGGAAAGCGAGGTTTATCAAGATGTATCCGTCGATGATCAGGGCATGTATTACTATGGTTATTATTATCCAG GGTCTCATGGTGCCATGGGGGATTGGGATAATTCATGTTGCAACCATGGAACAGATAATGTTCAAGCAGAGTATCCT ACCATTCAAGCTGATAATGGATCAATGGTATACTATTTCCCAGGATTTCAAACTGGATATAGCAACTATGGTTCATTCTCACCTGGACCATATGGTGTTGATGGACAGTTTTGGGGGCAAGGCTCATATTATCCAAGTCCAGTATCTCCTCAAACAGCTGTttctccaggaatttttccccaTCCAATTGCTTATGGACCTGAGCTGATTCCTGCATACCAATGGGATccatattttttcttccaagatGAGATTCAAGGGAGTACATTTACTTTGGATCCAACAAATCCACATTATAAACGGAATCATTCATCCCATGGTTATAACTTTCCTCCTGCCAAAACATCAACAACTTCAAAAGTGGCTTCGCTAGCATCTGATTTGTCATATTCTGTATCAACTCAAAACCAAACACAGAAATCTGTGAAGAAG GCACCTGCTGCTGCTCTATCAAAAGGTTTTGTTCCTGTAAATAAATTCAGTTCATATGCTAACCAAACGAAGGGCGCATTGCTTTATCCAAACAGTGCAATTCCTGTGAAAGAAAAGAATTATAGCTTGGTTGATGAGGAGAAGCTGAAAGCCAGAAATAAGCTAAATAGCCTTGCTGATCTTGACTTGCTGAATGAGCAAAACCGTGGTCCTAGAACAAATAGCGGCAAAACTACCTCCCACTCTGGCAATAATCTTCAAGAAATTCTTAATATCGAGAAGAATGATAATAACAGTGGATCGATTGCTCTTACTAACAGCAATGAATACAATTCTCCTGATTTTATCACTGAGTATGAGAAAGCTTTGTTCTTTGTAATAAAATCATACAGCGAAGATGATGTTCATAAAAGTATAAAATACAATGTCTGGGCAAGCACTCCAAATGGGAACAAAAGGCTAGACAATGCCTTCCAAGCTGCACAAGAAAAGAATGTGGAAAAGGGTGGAAAGTGTCCTGTGTTTCTCTTCTTTTCT GTTAATGCTAGTGGTCAGTTCTGTGGTGTTGCGGAAATGACAGGCCGAGTTGATTTCAGTAAAAATATGGACTTTTGGCAACAGGACAAATGGAATGGCTTTTTCCCGGTTAAGTGGCATATAATTAAAGATGTTCCAAATCCACAACTTCGTCATATAATTTTGGAGAATAATGAGAACAAGCCTGTCACAAACAGCAGGGATACACAAGAG ATCAAGTTTCCACAAGGTACTGAAATGTTAAACATTTTCAAGAGTTATTGTGCTAAAACATCCATATTGGATGACTTCGGCTTTTATGAGAATCGCCAAAAAGCAATGCAAGAGAAGAGGAACAAGCCTGGTAGTCCAAGTTTGGATAATTCTCTG GCCCAAACTGTCGAATCAACTCAATTCCAGAGGCTAGTTGACTCAAATGCCAAATTGCATAAACTCGTGCCAATTGAGGCGAAGGAAGCACTCCCGTGCTCCATGGTCACTTCACCAAAGTGA
- the LOC122043258 gene encoding YTH domain-containing protein ECT4-like isoform X2, with translation MYYYGYYYPGSHGAMGDWDNSCCNHGTDNVQAEYPTIQADNGSMVYYFPGFQTGYSNYGSFSPGPYGVDGQFWGQGSYYPSPVSPQTAVSPGIFPHPIAYGPELIPAYQWDPYFFFQDEIQGSTFTLDPTNPHYKRNHSSHGYNFPPAKTSTTSKVASLASDLSYSVSTQNQTQKSVKKAPAAALSKGFVPVNKFSSYANQTKGALLYPNSAIPVKEKNYSLVDEEKLKARNKLNSLADLDLLNEQNRGPRTNSGKTTSHSGNNLQEILNIEKNDNNSGSIALTNSNEYNSPDFITEYEKALFFVIKSYSEDDVHKSIKYNVWASTPNGNKRLDNAFQAAQEKNVEKGGKCPVFLFFSVNASGQFCGVAEMTGRVDFSKNMDFWQQDKWNGFFPVKWHIIKDVPNPQLRHIILENNENKPVTNSRDTQEIKFPQGTEMLNIFKSYCAKTSILDDFGFYENRQKAMQEKRNKPGSPSLDNSLAQTVESTQFQRLVDSNAKLHKLVPIEAKEALPCSMVTSPK, from the exons ATGTATTACTATGGTTATTATTATCCAG GGTCTCATGGTGCCATGGGGGATTGGGATAATTCATGTTGCAACCATGGAACAGATAATGTTCAAGCAGAGTATCCT ACCATTCAAGCTGATAATGGATCAATGGTATACTATTTCCCAGGATTTCAAACTGGATATAGCAACTATGGTTCATTCTCACCTGGACCATATGGTGTTGATGGACAGTTTTGGGGGCAAGGCTCATATTATCCAAGTCCAGTATCTCCTCAAACAGCTGTttctccaggaatttttccccaTCCAATTGCTTATGGACCTGAGCTGATTCCTGCATACCAATGGGATccatattttttcttccaagatGAGATTCAAGGGAGTACATTTACTTTGGATCCAACAAATCCACATTATAAACGGAATCATTCATCCCATGGTTATAACTTTCCTCCTGCCAAAACATCAACAACTTCAAAAGTGGCTTCGCTAGCATCTGATTTGTCATATTCTGTATCAACTCAAAACCAAACACAGAAATCTGTGAAGAAG GCACCTGCTGCTGCTCTATCAAAAGGTTTTGTTCCTGTAAATAAATTCAGTTCATATGCTAACCAAACGAAGGGCGCATTGCTTTATCCAAACAGTGCAATTCCTGTGAAAGAAAAGAATTATAGCTTGGTTGATGAGGAGAAGCTGAAAGCCAGAAATAAGCTAAATAGCCTTGCTGATCTTGACTTGCTGAATGAGCAAAACCGTGGTCCTAGAACAAATAGCGGCAAAACTACCTCCCACTCTGGCAATAATCTTCAAGAAATTCTTAATATCGAGAAGAATGATAATAACAGTGGATCGATTGCTCTTACTAACAGCAATGAATACAATTCTCCTGATTTTATCACTGAGTATGAGAAAGCTTTGTTCTTTGTAATAAAATCATACAGCGAAGATGATGTTCATAAAAGTATAAAATACAATGTCTGGGCAAGCACTCCAAATGGGAACAAAAGGCTAGACAATGCCTTCCAAGCTGCACAAGAAAAGAATGTGGAAAAGGGTGGAAAGTGTCCTGTGTTTCTCTTCTTTTCT GTTAATGCTAGTGGTCAGTTCTGTGGTGTTGCGGAAATGACAGGCCGAGTTGATTTCAGTAAAAATATGGACTTTTGGCAACAGGACAAATGGAATGGCTTTTTCCCGGTTAAGTGGCATATAATTAAAGATGTTCCAAATCCACAACTTCGTCATATAATTTTGGAGAATAATGAGAACAAGCCTGTCACAAACAGCAGGGATACACAAGAG ATCAAGTTTCCACAAGGTACTGAAATGTTAAACATTTTCAAGAGTTATTGTGCTAAAACATCCATATTGGATGACTTCGGCTTTTATGAGAATCGCCAAAAAGCAATGCAAGAGAAGAGGAACAAGCCTGGTAGTCCAAGTTTGGATAATTCTCTG GCCCAAACTGTCGAATCAACTCAATTCCAGAGGCTAGTTGACTCAAATGCCAAATTGCATAAACTCGTGCCAATTGAGGCGAAGGAAGCACTCCCGTGCTCCATGGTCACTTCACCAAAGTGA